One Parageobacillus sp. KH3-4 genomic region harbors:
- a CDS encoding BglG family transcription antiterminator: MILNARCVQILNMLLSSSTHVTTDKLAQSMQVSKRTVYYDMQKINDWLRSQGFSPLKHVRDLGFYLDDQAKKKISAALQTMQPIRHYEYSSDERKAWIGLLIFIRSGPIFLHDLLEKLQVSRSTLLNDVKKLKSEWQLFQLELAFHRKQGYFVIGEEKQKRKAIVHHAAQLLATVGYERLCSELLGGHILPIKNIIRQSETFSAIRYTNDVIHTLTVYLSIFLKRWIRGKYIQMDEQEKEVLQSTREYKTAHHIITQIENVFRVDVPQDEICYLTTYLLGSRVTDDKQIDQNNEIATLKQIIKNMVDDFQKYACVQFKHREELEKNLLIHMKPAYYRLKYGLHLQNELTQSVKANYHDIFTLTKKVVHHVENVVGQSIGDDEIAYIAMHFGGWLDREGVSVPNRKKALIVCESGIGTSRILQKQIEELLPTVDVIDIISAREYQAYSLEHVDFVVTTIPLGPRDVPVYIVRPILTAADKMLLLRETNGLSETKTLSVEALLEIVKKHATIINEKALIQELHEYISQSKRKEILKKPMLKDLLTKQCIQFVEEVGDWKEAIALAAKPLLDGGYITNAYIQAMIDNVKKLGPYIVITPGVALPHARPEQGVKKIGMSFLRIKNGCLFSEKEEHRVYILIVLAAIDNETHLKALSQLTKLLSDKENMRVLFSATSIEEVLTLIEAYSH, from the coding sequence ATGATACTCAATGCCCGTTGTGTCCAAATTTTAAATATGTTGCTTAGTTCTTCCACTCACGTCACTACAGACAAGCTCGCTCAGTCCATGCAAGTTTCAAAGCGAACGGTTTACTACGATATGCAAAAAATAAATGATTGGCTGCGAAGCCAAGGCTTTTCGCCGCTGAAACATGTGCGCGATCTCGGTTTTTACTTGGACGATCAAGCCAAAAAGAAAATTAGTGCAGCATTGCAAACAATGCAGCCAATTCGACATTACGAGTATTCTTCGGACGAAAGAAAAGCATGGATTGGATTACTGATTTTTATCCGCAGCGGTCCAATTTTTTTACACGACTTGTTAGAGAAACTGCAAGTGAGCCGAAGTACTTTATTGAATGATGTCAAGAAACTCAAATCGGAATGGCAGCTGTTTCAATTGGAATTAGCATTCCATCGTAAGCAAGGATATTTCGTTATTGGCGAAGAGAAGCAAAAACGGAAGGCGATCGTGCATCATGCCGCACAGCTTTTGGCAACTGTTGGCTATGAACGTCTATGTTCTGAGTTGCTTGGTGGACACATATTACCGATCAAGAATATTATTCGCCAATCAGAAACATTTTCTGCCATTCGTTATACGAATGATGTTATTCACACATTAACGGTTTATCTTTCTATTTTTCTGAAGCGATGGATTCGTGGTAAATATATTCAAATGGATGAGCAGGAAAAAGAAGTGCTGCAGTCGACTAGGGAATACAAAACGGCTCATCATATCATTACTCAAATTGAAAACGTTTTCCGAGTTGATGTTCCTCAAGATGAAATTTGTTATCTAACAACTTATCTTTTAGGTTCAAGAGTCACAGATGATAAGCAAATCGATCAAAATAATGAAATTGCCACTTTGAAACAAATAATCAAAAACATGGTCGATGATTTTCAAAAGTATGCTTGTGTACAATTCAAACATCGTGAAGAGTTGGAAAAAAATTTATTGATTCATATGAAGCCAGCCTATTACCGACTGAAATATGGACTTCATTTGCAAAATGAATTAACCCAATCTGTTAAAGCAAATTATCATGACATTTTCACTTTAACGAAAAAAGTTGTTCATCATGTCGAAAACGTTGTCGGCCAATCCATAGGCGACGATGAAATCGCTTATATCGCAATGCATTTCGGTGGATGGCTTGACAGAGAAGGGGTATCTGTTCCGAATCGGAAAAAAGCGCTCATTGTGTGTGAAAGCGGCATTGGCACATCGCGAATTTTACAAAAACAAATTGAAGAACTATTACCAACCGTTGATGTCATTGACATCATTTCGGCAAGAGAATACCAGGCTTATTCTCTGGAACATGTTGATTTTGTTGTTACAACCATTCCGTTAGGACCGCGGGATGTTCCCGTTTATATCGTTCGCCCTATTTTAACCGCTGCGGATAAAATGTTGCTTTTAAGGGAAACAAATGGACTGTCTGAAACGAAAACTCTATCGGTCGAAGCATTATTGGAAATCGTTAAAAAACATGCAACGATCATCAATGAAAAAGCATTAATTCAAGAGCTGCATGAATATATTAGTCAAAGCAAAAGAAAGGAGATTTTGAAAAAACCGATGCTGAAAGATTTGCTTACAAAACAATGCATTCAGTTTGTAGAAGAGGTAGGTGATTGGAAAGAAGCGATTGCGCTTGCTGCGAAACCGTTATTGGATGGCGGTTATATTACAAACGCATACATTCAAGCGATGATTGACAATGTGAAGAAATTGGGGCCTTATATCGTGATTACACCAGGAGTGGCTTTGCCACATGCCCGGCCGGAACAGGGAGTAAAGAAAATTGGCATGAGCTTTCTTAGAATCAAAAATGGCTGCCTATTCTCCGAAAAAGAAGAGCATCGGGTATATATTTTAATCGTTTTAGCTGCCATCGATAATGAAACAC
- a CDS encoding ABC transporter permease subunit produces MSNKLVYKKHILTRGISIISITLILIVWTVSTNLKWVDPVFLPTPQSVWKAFLELIRDGYKGASLSTHILNSLYRLFLALILAVFTAVPLGIFCGISKYILAIFDPIIEFYRPLPPLAYYALLVLWLGIDDKSKVALLFLSAFAPLFISTVSSVQRVPQERINGALSLGASKPKVLLYIILPSCLPDIITGFRTAIGVTYATLVAAEMVAATSGIGWMVLDASKYLRSDIVFVGIILMGGIAILMDGIIRLYQHIQFSWVGKQD; encoded by the coding sequence ATGAGCAACAAATTGGTATATAAAAAGCACATACTTACTAGAGGAATTTCGATAATCAGCATCACCTTAATATTAATCGTTTGGACAGTAAGTACAAATTTAAAATGGGTGGATCCTGTTTTTCTCCCAACTCCCCAGTCTGTTTGGAAAGCATTTTTAGAGTTAATAAGAGATGGATATAAAGGTGCTTCGTTAAGCACTCATATACTAAATAGTTTGTACAGATTGTTTTTAGCCCTAATTTTAGCAGTTTTCACGGCCGTGCCATTGGGGATTTTTTGCGGAATTTCAAAATATATACTTGCTATTTTTGATCCGATTATTGAATTTTACCGACCACTTCCTCCATTAGCCTACTACGCCTTACTTGTTTTATGGTTAGGAATTGATGATAAATCGAAAGTTGCGCTTTTATTTTTAAGTGCTTTTGCTCCCTTGTTTATTTCCACTGTATCTAGTGTACAGCGCGTCCCACAAGAGCGTATAAATGGAGCATTGTCTTTAGGGGCTTCAAAACCGAAAGTCCTATTATACATAATCCTCCCATCTTGCTTGCCGGACATCATAACAGGATTTCGTACAGCCATCGGCGTTACGTATGCTACATTAGTTGCTGCTGAAATGGTAGCGGCTACCTCAGGGATTGGCTGGATGGTATTAGATGCGAGTAAATATTTGAGAAGCGATATTGTTTTTGTAGGAATCATTCTAATGGGAGGAATCGCCATTCTTATGGATGGCATCATTAGATTGTATCAGCATATTCAATTCTCTTGGGTTGGAAAACAAGATTAA
- a CDS encoding aliphatic sulfonate ABC transporter substrate-binding protein → MVFKKSEINAILIILLLLIFSVITGCSSPKTSTAKNGEPPVSSSSSAPKEIRLGYQVSPNGELLAKALGLLEKKYPRIKINWIKFDSGRDVNNAMASGSIDFGLVGTPPGSIGIANKLPYQVYYLHDIIGESEALVVKKDSGIQSLKDLKGKKIATTFSSTSHFSLLGALKAENINPEKDRITLLDMQPPDIYAAWKRDDIDGAYIWQPTQTKLINEGGRVIVTSKDLSKKGIVTGEFGIVNKEFARKYPEIVKGYISVLDKAVHYYRNKPKEASQLLSKELGLSPEESLKTMKQIIWLDASQQKDFFGEPEKPGKLAKILKDTGDFMAQQKNISSSPDLATYQQALLSDLYK, encoded by the coding sequence ATGGTATTTAAAAAAAGCGAAATAAATGCAATATTGATTATTTTGCTACTCCTTATATTTAGTGTAATAACTGGCTGTTCCAGCCCAAAAACATCTACTGCAAAAAATGGTGAACCGCCAGTTTCTTCATCTAGCAGTGCGCCAAAAGAGATTAGATTAGGATACCAAGTTTCCCCAAATGGAGAACTCTTAGCAAAAGCATTAGGTTTGCTAGAGAAAAAGTACCCCCGTATTAAAATTAATTGGATTAAATTTGATTCCGGACGGGATGTTAATAACGCAATGGCAAGTGGAAGCATTGATTTTGGTCTTGTTGGTACTCCTCCCGGCTCAATAGGTATCGCAAACAAACTGCCTTATCAAGTGTATTACCTTCATGATATTATCGGCGAAAGTGAAGCGTTAGTCGTAAAAAAAGATTCTGGCATTCAATCTTTAAAGGATTTGAAAGGTAAGAAAATCGCTACTACATTTAGTTCGACCTCTCATTTCAGTTTACTAGGGGCCTTAAAGGCAGAAAACATCAACCCTGAAAAAGATAGGATAACGCTTCTTGATATGCAGCCCCCTGATATTTATGCCGCTTGGAAACGTGACGATATAGACGGCGCTTATATTTGGCAACCTACACAGACAAAGTTAATCAATGAGGGAGGCCGCGTTATTGTTACATCAAAGGATTTGTCTAAAAAAGGCATTGTAACTGGAGAATTCGGAATTGTGAATAAAGAGTTTGCGAGAAAATACCCTGAAATTGTTAAAGGTTATATCTCTGTTTTAGATAAGGCGGTGCATTATTATCGGAATAAACCAAAAGAAGCATCCCAACTTCTTTCTAAAGAATTAGGATTATCTCCTGAGGAAAGCTTAAAAACAATGAAACAAATTATATGGCTGGACGCTTCCCAACAAAAAGATTTTTTTGGGGAACCAGAGAAACCGGGAAAGTTAGCCAAAATATTAAAAGACACAGGAGATTTTATGGCTCAACAGAAAAACATATCATCTTCCCCTGACCTAGCCACTTATCAACAAGCTTTATTAAGCGACCTTTACAAATAA
- a CDS encoding ABC transporter ATP-binding protein, with protein sequence MYVSTPVQARSEIFNNRALIELKNISLHYSNENNGLPILDNINLQLDANDFVCLLGPSGCGKSSLLNILAGFQKPTTGEVVLNNQPHTGPSPDVGVVFQHHNLFPWMTIEKNIEFGLKMKSIAKSERKRIVSYYLNLVGLESSAKMLPYQLSGGMKQRASIARTLATDPQVILMDEPFSALDALTRENMQIHLLELWKKTRKCIFFITHDVEEALLLGKRILVMHSKPGRIVVDLQNPLSQHNQSVQEIKHSKEFNDLRYYLISTIRNSKANNTGFGINH encoded by the coding sequence ATGTACGTAAGCACACCTGTCCAAGCGCGTTCAGAGATATTTAATAATCGCGCATTAATAGAATTAAAGAATATTAGCTTACATTATTCAAACGAAAATAACGGTCTTCCTATATTGGACAATATAAATCTTCAATTAGATGCCAATGATTTTGTGTGTCTATTAGGTCCGTCAGGTTGCGGTAAATCTTCTTTATTAAATATATTAGCCGGTTTTCAAAAACCAACTACGGGTGAAGTAGTGCTTAACAATCAACCGCATACCGGTCCAAGTCCTGATGTGGGGGTAGTATTTCAACATCATAACCTTTTTCCATGGATGACGATCGAAAAAAATATTGAATTTGGTTTAAAGATGAAATCTATAGCAAAATCAGAAAGAAAAAGAATCGTTTCCTACTATTTAAATCTTGTAGGGCTCGAATCCTCTGCTAAAATGTTGCCCTACCAGCTCTCTGGAGGGATGAAGCAAAGAGCATCCATTGCAAGAACATTAGCTACCGATCCGCAAGTCATTTTAATGGATGAACCTTTTAGTGCATTAGATGCCTTAACGCGGGAAAACATGCAGATCCATCTTCTTGAACTTTGGAAAAAAACAAGAAAGTGCATATTTTTTATTACTCATGATGTAGAAGAAGCCCTATTGCTAGGAAAGAGAATTTTAGTTATGCATTCGAAACCGGGAAGAATCGTAGTAGATTTGCAAAACCCGTTATCACAGCACAATCAATCCGTCCAAGAAATCAAACATTCTAAAGAATTTAATGATCTGCGATATTATTTAATTTCCACTATCAGAAATAGTAAAGCAAATAATACAGGGTTTGGAATTAACCATTAA
- a CDS encoding TauD/TfdA family dioxygenase, translating to MSQMNTHYSRPLKFENREDYVGPRILRRLPEGMEERPYLLFEVKPLSPIIGAEIIGVDLREPITPELQAELNRALLEWKVLFFRNQKITSEQQRAFARLWGELEVHPFYPIEEGQSKEIVRFSRDHKQGGFENIWHADVTFRANPAKAAVLRLIEVPPVGGDTLWADMGAAYDNLPDEIKERIDNLTAIHDFTPSFSHLMTPEELAIKQKEFPPVEHPVVRTHPETGRKTLFVNPAFTTRIVGLEPEESEKLLQYLFRQAHIPEYQVRFHWEKDTVAFWDNRATQHYAVSDYYPHPRKAERVAIVGDRPF from the coding sequence ATGTCTCAAATGAATACCCATTATTCTCGACCACTCAAGTTTGAAAACCGTGAAGATTATGTAGGTCCGCGTATTTTGCGGCGTCTACCCGAAGGTATGGAGGAGCGACCTTATTTATTATTTGAAGTCAAACCACTAAGTCCGATCATAGGCGCTGAGATCATTGGAGTGGACTTGAGAGAACCAATTACCCCTGAGCTACAAGCAGAGTTGAACCGTGCACTATTAGAGTGGAAAGTTCTCTTCTTTCGTAACCAAAAGATCACTAGTGAACAGCAGCGAGCCTTTGCCCGGCTGTGGGGTGAGTTGGAAGTTCACCCATTTTATCCGATTGAAGAAGGCCAATCAAAAGAAATTGTCCGCTTTTCTAGGGATCATAAGCAAGGTGGTTTCGAGAACATCTGGCATGCCGATGTGACCTTTCGCGCCAATCCTGCTAAAGCAGCTGTATTAAGGCTGATTGAAGTTCCTCCTGTTGGTGGAGACACGCTATGGGCTGATATGGGCGCCGCTTATGACAATTTACCTGACGAGATTAAAGAACGTATCGATAACCTCACTGCTATTCACGATTTCACTCCTTCTTTCAGCCATTTAATGACACCAGAAGAGTTAGCTATTAAACAAAAAGAATTTCCACCTGTTGAACACCCGGTGGTTCGAACGCACCCAGAAACAGGCCGGAAAACTCTGTTTGTGAATCCAGCTTTTACTACGCGAATCGTCGGTCTCGAGCCAGAGGAGAGCGAGAAACTGCTTCAGTACCTGTTTCGCCAAGCTCATATTCCTGAGTACCAGGTCCGTTTTCACTGGGAGAAGGACACAGTCGCTTTCTGGGATAACCGTGCAACTCAACATTATGCCGTTTCCGACTATTACCCGCATCCTCGCAAGGCTGAACGGGTGGCAATTGTCGGAGATCGTCCATTTTAA
- a CDS encoding multidrug efflux SMR transporter — protein sequence MSWFFLLLGIVSEVLGTTSMKMSEGFTKLIPSILMFIFYGTSLTLVTLALKEIEVSIAYSIWSGLGTAIIATIGILFFKEHFSLFKMLAILMIIVGVIMLNISGEAHEKEASSSYLQTERNGNCEQ from the coding sequence ATGAGTTGGTTTTTCCTTTTACTAGGGATTGTCTCGGAAGTTTTAGGCACAACCTCTATGAAGATGTCAGAAGGATTTACAAAGTTAATCCCTTCCATTTTAATGTTTATTTTTTATGGAACAAGTCTTACTTTAGTAACATTAGCACTCAAAGAGATTGAGGTAAGCATTGCTTATTCAATATGGTCCGGATTAGGTACAGCTATTATTGCAACAATAGGAATTTTATTCTTCAAAGAACACTTTTCCTTATTCAAGATGCTGGCAATACTAATGATTATTGTCGGTGTTATTATGTTGAATATCAGTGGAGAAGCACATGAAAAAGAAGCATCTTCGTCGTACCTGCAAACAGAAAGGAATGGAAATTGCGAACAGTGA
- a CDS encoding glycerophosphodiester phosphodiesterase: MEVYAHRGFSGKYPENTMLAFQKAYDVGAGGIELDVQMTKDGEIVVIHDERVDRTTDGIGYVKDFLYKQIRLLDAGGWFHERFARQRIPALMEVLEWVQDLDKEIMINIELKNNAIDYPHLEEKLLKMIGQFQLEKQVVLSSFNICSMLKARRLHPSIEIGTLFEGIHESAILKAKVVNAQAIHGDLPFVLSSEGRKAVAQGLKLRVYTVNDAKVTSLLRDAEVSALITDFPNEFLMRK; encoded by the coding sequence ATGGAGGTTTATGCTCATCGAGGATTTAGCGGAAAATATCCCGAAAACACCATGCTGGCGTTTCAAAAAGCGTATGATGTAGGAGCTGGCGGGATCGAATTAGATGTGCAAATGACAAAAGATGGAGAAATTGTCGTCATTCATGATGAACGAGTCGACCGAACGACCGATGGAATTGGTTATGTAAAAGACTTTCTTTATAAACAGATTCGTTTGCTTGATGCAGGCGGCTGGTTTCATGAGCGCTTTGCCCGCCAACGTATTCCCGCCTTGATGGAGGTGCTGGAGTGGGTTCAAGATTTAGATAAAGAGATAATGATTAATATTGAGCTGAAAAATAACGCCATCGATTATCCGCATTTAGAAGAAAAGCTGCTAAAAATGATTGGGCAATTTCAGTTGGAAAAGCAGGTGGTATTATCTTCATTCAACATATGCAGCATGTTAAAAGCGCGGCGGCTTCATCCGTCGATCGAAATCGGCACATTGTTTGAAGGAATTCATGAAAGCGCAATTCTAAAGGCAAAGGTAGTGAATGCCCAAGCGATACATGGAGATTTGCCGTTTGTTTTATCTTCAGAAGGAAGAAAAGCGGTGGCCCAAGGGCTGAAATTGCGCGTTTATACGGTGAATGACGCAAAGGTAACATCGCTGCTGCGCGATGCAGAAGTATCGGCGCTGATAACAGATTTTCCGAATGAATTTCTGATGAGAAAATAA
- a CDS encoding ABC transporter substrate-binding protein: MKKGIFALFLFIFMTLTACSSQSNEAAATPSENKDGKTEVIFWHAMSGDLETVLKEIVDEFNQSHPSIEVKPIFQGTYEEALAKFNAVAGTKDAPTIMQTFEVGTKYMIDSGKIQPVQKFIDEGNYDTSQWEKNIVNYYTVDGKIYSMPFNSSTPVLIYNKDAFKEAGLDPEKPPMTYSELKEAAKKLTKKRGGQTTQYGFSILNYGWFFEEMLAVQGGLYVNNENGRTGNATKAVFNGEEGLRVFDLIRDMYKEGTFYNVGQNWDDMRAAFQSKKIAMYLDSSAGVKTIIDNAPFEVGVSYLPVPDGIERQGVIIGGASLWMAKDISEKQQKAAWEFMKYLATPEVQAKWHVKTGYFAINPAAYDEEIVKAEWEKYPQLKVTVDQLKQTKPIPATQGALITVFPESRQKVVKAMESIYQGVDPKEALDRAAEETNRALEAANKK, from the coding sequence ATGAAAAAGGGCATTTTCGCTTTGTTCTTGTTCATTTTTATGACACTGACCGCTTGTTCAAGCCAAAGCAACGAAGCAGCGGCCACTCCATCTGAAAACAAAGACGGGAAAACAGAGGTCATTTTTTGGCATGCGATGAGCGGAGATTTAGAAACGGTATTAAAAGAGATTGTGGACGAATTTAACCAGTCCCATCCTTCTATTGAGGTCAAGCCGATTTTTCAAGGCACATATGAAGAGGCGCTGGCGAAATTCAATGCGGTGGCTGGCACGAAAGACGCGCCAACGATTATGCAAACATTTGAAGTTGGAACAAAGTATATGATTGATAGCGGCAAAATCCAGCCTGTGCAAAAATTTATTGATGAAGGAAATTATGATACATCGCAATGGGAAAAAAATATCGTTAATTATTACACGGTGGATGGAAAAATTTACTCCATGCCGTTCAACTCCTCCACGCCTGTGCTGATTTATAACAAAGATGCGTTCAAAGAAGCGGGCTTGGACCCTGAAAAGCCGCCGATGACGTATAGCGAGTTAAAAGAAGCGGCAAAAAAATTGACAAAAAAACGAGGGGGGCAAACGACTCAATATGGTTTTTCCATTTTAAATTACGGCTGGTTTTTTGAAGAAATGCTCGCGGTGCAAGGCGGGCTGTACGTCAATAATGAAAACGGCCGCACCGGGAACGCCACGAAAGCGGTTTTTAATGGGGAAGAAGGATTGCGTGTATTCGATTTAATTCGTGACATGTATAAAGAAGGAACGTTCTACAACGTAGGACAAAACTGGGATGATATGCGCGCGGCGTTTCAATCCAAGAAAATCGCGATGTATTTAGACTCTTCTGCAGGAGTGAAAACGATTATCGACAATGCGCCGTTTGAGGTAGGAGTTTCTTACTTGCCAGTTCCAGATGGTATCGAGCGTCAAGGGGTGATCATTGGCGGAGCGTCGCTATGGATGGCCAAAGATATTAGTGAAAAGCAGCAAAAAGCGGCATGGGAGTTCATGAAATATTTAGCAACACCTGAAGTTCAAGCGAAGTGGCATGTGAAAACAGGATATTTTGCGATTAATCCAGCCGCTTATGACGAAGAGATCGTGAAAGCGGAGTGGGAAAAGTACCCTCAATTAAAAGTCACCGTCGATCAATTGAAACAAACGAAACCAATACCTGCGACACAAGGGGCGCTCATCACTGTTTTTCCAGAATCCCGTCAAAAAGTCGTAAAAGCAATGGAAAGCATATACCAAGGTGTTGATCCGAAAGAAGCGCTGGATCGTGCAGCGGAGGAAACGAACCGGGCTCTTGAAGCAGCGAATAAGAAATAA
- a CDS encoding carbohydrate ABC transporter permease — MNVLRTFLLYVLLIICSAVVLFPIVYAFLISFMDGAEVLQGHIWPQKFTIENYVAAFQKVPLLEYLLNSFIVSLLVMLGQLIVSSLAAFAFVFLNFKGRDVLFFLCIATMLIPWEATMIPNFWTVQKLGWLNSYLGLTVPFFALAFGIFLLRQHFKTIPLELYEAAQVSGVGRFRFFWNIVLPLSRTSLITLGVYSFLTTWNMYLWPLLVTNNDHVRTVQIGLKQMQSQEISTEWGVVMAAVIVVVLPTLLLLFVGQKHLQKGLMQGAIK; from the coding sequence ATGAACGTTTTACGGACGTTTCTGTTGTATGTCCTTCTCATCATTTGTTCTGCTGTTGTGCTGTTTCCAATTGTTTACGCGTTCCTCATCAGCTTTATGGACGGAGCGGAAGTGCTGCAAGGGCATATATGGCCGCAGAAGTTCACGATAGAAAACTATGTTGCGGCGTTTCAGAAAGTTCCGTTGCTAGAGTATTTGTTAAACAGCTTTATTGTTTCGTTGCTTGTCATGTTGGGGCAGTTAATTGTTTCGAGCTTAGCGGCGTTTGCCTTCGTGTTTCTGAACTTTAAAGGGAGAGATGTTCTCTTTTTTCTATGTATCGCAACGATGCTAATCCCTTGGGAGGCAACGATGATTCCGAATTTTTGGACCGTGCAAAAGCTAGGCTGGCTGAATAGCTATTTAGGATTGACAGTTCCATTTTTTGCTCTAGCTTTTGGCATATTCCTTTTGCGCCAGCACTTTAAAACGATTCCATTGGAATTGTATGAGGCGGCGCAAGTATCAGGCGTTGGCCGCTTTCGTTTCTTTTGGAATATTGTTCTTCCGTTATCAAGAACGAGTTTAATTACATTAGGAGTTTACAGCTTTTTAACGACTTGGAATATGTATTTATGGCCTTTGCTTGTTACCAATAACGACCATGTTCGCACCGTCCAAATCGGATTAAAGCAAATGCAATCGCAAGAAATTTCGACGGAATGGGGGGTGGTGATGGCGGCAGTGATCGTGGTCGTTTTACCAACATTATTGCTGTTGTTTGTCGGGCAAAAGCATCTTCAGAAAGGGCTTATGCAGGGAGCCATTAAATAA
- a CDS encoding sugar ABC transporter permease has protein sequence MNTPLSVKSSPSASVRRKQAIWAMLEGIAYLFPSLILFSIFLFYPMLRTLYLSFYATDHQGNPVQFVGIENFVYLLKDANFLQSAKATLLFVCYTVPASVILALCLALMANEKLKGIGLFRTFFSSTMGMSVAASSVIWMFMYNPSIGIINKVLSLFGISDVQWLLDPNIALISVAISTIWMNTGFTFLVLLGGLQNLDSSLYESASIAGVGYWYQFRKVTLPLLSPTLFFVTTVSLIHSFQTFGQIDMLTKGGPMDATNVIVYSIYKDAFINYNFGSASAQAVLLFFAVLAVTFLQFKFGERKVHYQ, from the coding sequence ATGAATACACCGCTTTCTGTAAAATCTTCTCCCTCCGCTTCGGTTCGCCGCAAACAAGCGATATGGGCGATGTTGGAAGGAATTGCATACTTGTTTCCATCTCTTATTTTGTTTTCTATTTTTCTTTTTTACCCAATGCTCAGAACATTGTATTTAAGTTTCTACGCAACAGATCATCAAGGCAATCCTGTTCAATTTGTCGGGATCGAGAATTTTGTTTATTTGTTAAAGGATGCAAACTTTCTGCAAAGTGCAAAAGCGACATTGTTGTTTGTTTGCTACACCGTTCCGGCCAGTGTTATTCTAGCGTTATGTCTAGCGCTTATGGCCAATGAAAAGCTGAAAGGAATCGGTTTGTTTCGCACGTTTTTTTCTTCAACGATGGGCATGAGTGTCGCGGCCTCTTCTGTGATTTGGATGTTTATGTACAACCCTTCCATTGGGATTATCAATAAAGTGCTATCTTTATTTGGAATTTCAGATGTTCAGTGGCTGCTTGACCCGAACATTGCGCTCATTTCTGTCGCCATTTCAACGATTTGGATGAATACAGGATTTACCTTTCTGGTTTTGCTCGGAGGATTGCAAAATCTCGATTCCTCTTTATATGAAAGTGCGAGCATTGCGGGGGTGGGCTACTGGTATCAGTTTCGCAAAGTGACATTGCCATTGCTGTCGCCGACACTCTTTTTTGTGACAACGGTTTCGCTCATTCATTCGTTCCAAACGTTTGGCCAAATCGATATGTTAACGAAGGGCGGACCGATGGATGCAACGAATGTCATTGTTTACTCGATTTATAAAGATGCTTTCATTAATTACAACTTCGGTTCCGCCAGTGCCCAAGCGGTCCTTCTCTTTTTCGCGGTGTTGGCAGTTACCTTTTTGCAATTTAAATTCGGAGAGAGGAAGGTTCATTATCAATGA